The window GATCAGGGCAGTGGATGCATCTCACAACTCCAGCCCCTGCATCGCACCCCTCGCTCGGGGCCGCTGCCATCTCCCTTCTGTTCGTGATGTACAGTTACCTGGGCTGGAATGTGGCGAGCTATATCGCAGGAGAGATTGCCGACCCGCAACGATCGTTACCCAAAATTATGGTCGGGGGAACCATCTCTGTGGCCGGGCTCTATCTACTGCTGAACATCGTCTATCTCTATGCTCTGCCAATCGGGAGCTTAGCCCAAGACCCGCTCCTGCCGGTTGCGGAGAAAGCGGCGGCGGCCCTGTGGGGAACTGGAAGCGCGAGGTTCGTCGCGGCGCTACTCTGCCTCGCCATCGCCGGAGCCGTCAGCGCAATGGTCTGGGCCGGGCCCCGCGTCTACTGGGCGATGGCCCATGACGGGGTCATCAGCCCCTGGCTGGCCCAGCTCCATGCAAAGAGCGGCGTGCCGGTTCGCGCGATCCTGCTCCAAAGTACCTGGGCCTCCCTCCTGATTCTGAGCGGAACCTTTGAGCAGCTGATCGTCTACAGCAGTCTCGTACTGTCCCTCTTCATGGCCCTGACCCTCTCAACCGTTTTTCACCTTCACCGCAACCAAGCCGGCACCATACCTCGCTACCAAGCCCCGCTCTATCCCTTCCTACCAGCCATCTTGATCGCGGGATCCCTCGCAATCGTGATCTATAGCCTGCTCCAACGGCCGGCTGAATCGCTCTTCGGCGCCGCAACGGTCTTGAGCGGCATCCCTTTCTATATCCTCTGGCGTCGATCACACGGGCCGGCACCATAGCCCAAAGACAATCGCAGGGGAAAAATAATAGAGGAGATGGGATGGAATTTACCCGGGCAGATAAGGCACGGGCGACCCTGCACTACGGTGGGAGGTCGCCCGTGTCTGGCGCTTAGGACGCCAGGCTTCTGTGTAATTGTCGCGGCCCATGAAAAACTAAGACCCGCGCGACCACGAAAAGACTGAGTATCTGATCGTAAGAGAACAACGTCACTACCGGCACCTCTGTGCCAGCGCCAGCATCAAGTTCTCCATCCTGAAATTGCTGTTCTGGTGTCTATGGTGCCTTACGGCACAGCCAGTGGAGAGCCGGCTAGCGCAAACGATCAGATACCTACCCTCGAGTCGGCGGGCCTGCCTGATCCGGTGGAGTCAAATCATCCATCGCTACCCTCCTTTCATAAGAAAGTTGGCAGGGAACCCGTTAACAGCCGCGCGATCTGTCCGGTTCCCTCGTCGAGTGAATGAATGGGCCGTAAGTTCTACTTACGCCCATTAGAAAATCCTGTCAACGGGAGAAATAATTTTCCTGAAATAATTCTCGCAGCATAAAGCATACCCTCTAATCTTGGAGCGGCGAGACCCCTTCCTTCATCACGCAACCACAAGAAAAAGTGGAAGAAGAACACTACGGAAGTTTAGGGGCATCTTCCGCGCAGCGAAATCCAACGTTGGGATCATGTTCCGTGGGATCGCCTTTTGTCCGAAAGGAGGATCGGAGCCGATAGGAATTATTGATATAGGAGCCGCCCCGCTGCACCTTCGCCGTACCCTCGACCGGTCCGCGCGGATTGATGGCAGGGTTTTTCGTGTAGAACTGTTCGTCATACCAGTCCGTCACCCATTCATACAGGTTGCCAGCCAGATCGTGAACGCCATAAGGGCTTTTCCCTTTATCGCGATTGCCGATAGGCGCAACCATATCGGCCCCTTCCTTCAAGCCAAAAACTGCATGGGCCGCAGTCGGCTGATCGTTCCCCCAGGGATAAACCCTTCCGTCCGTTCCACGAGCGGCTTTCTCCCACTCCGCTTCGGTCGGCAACCGCTTCCCGGCCCAGAGACAATAGCCAAACGCTTCCATCCAATTCACCCAGCGAACCGGACGATCCGAGCGGACAACCGGCGTTTCCTTGTCCGCAAAGCCCCAAGGCGGTTCACTCTGAATCGCTTCGACAAACTTCGCAAACCGGCCATTCGTCACTTCAAACTTGTCCATATAAAAACTGTCGAGAAAGACTCGATGAACCGGCTGTTCATCGTCATCGCCCTTGTCGCTCCCCATCGTGAACTCACCGGCGGGAACCAACATCATGGGAACGCCGTCTTTCCCGGTGATCTCAGCAGGGGGTTGAACACCGGCAGGCTTCGGCGCAGCGCCAACACCGGAGGGAGGATGTACCTTCCCGATGGGCTTCGACTCAGCCTCTGACGCATGTGGTTTGGATAAAGCTGGAACCGGCACCGATTCCGGCTTCACCGGGAGAGGCTCATTCGCCAGAGAGAGACCACCGGTGAGCCCTATCGATGCCAATAGGACAATCACCATCCCGCACATCATGATCCGAACCAGCATCCATCGCCTCATGTGATGAGAGTACCGAAAATAGCGAGGACAATCCAGGGGAGATCTGTGGCGCGAATAACCTGCCTTCGCCATGGAGCAATGAGCGTAGGAGAAGAAAGAAGAGGGTTTGATCCGGCGCCTTCCTTCACGATCACTCGTCAAGGAGGCGCCGGTACAGAAGAACAACCTGCGCGGGGATGCGCAGGTGCGGTTTGGTGGAGGCGCCGGGAGTTGAACCCGGGTCCGAAGACCTTCAGCACAACGAATCTACATGTTTAGCCGATCGTTTTAATTTCGCAGCCACCCACGCCCACCGGCTAGCTTAGACTGGCCACTAGCCCAGTATTGTCTCGTCCTCAGCCGCTGAGCACCAGCTTTGGACCAGCCCGCTGTATCGCGCTCCGACCACCCCCGCGGGCCTCAGGTGGAGGAACGTCGCAGTTATTTAAGCTGCGAGTGCAAATTCTTGGTTTGCAGTTACATTTTCCCGGAGGATTTACGAGACCCCGAGAGCTCGACATGCATCGCTGACCTTAGTATCCCCGTCGATTCCGGTCGCCCCCTTTCATTCAGTCGGATATTGAAAAAGGCCCATCTTGAGCCCTTGCTGCATTTAGGTAGTCATCATACAGCACAGGTCAAGGGGACGCCAGAACCCATTGTTATTGGCCAGTTGAGAGAATGCCGTACAGAAACGCAGGATGGTCAAAAGCGTCGTTCGACAAGACCGCAGCGAGTGAAGGCCCGATGCGTACCCGGAGGGTACGTTGAGGGCCTGAACGATGCGAGAACGCAGTTGGCGGCGCTTTTCACCATCCTGCTCACGCGCTTTTGAAGCGGCTTACACGGGCAAACAAAATCGCGGCGAAGGGGAGAGCGAAACCTAGCAGAAGTTGCAGAATGAGCAGGTCACCCAGATGGCCATAATCGGCCGGCACTTGTAGGGCACCCGTCTGATCACGTACCTCGCGGGTGATGACATGGATTTGATTGAGATATTTGGTGCCAAGCTGGCTCAAAGACAGAGCCAGGTTCGTAAACGAGGCCATCACGGCAAAATACGTTGCCTTGAGATGGGCCGGTGCGGAATTGGCAATCCAGGCCAACATCGGAATCATCGCGATCTGTCCGAGCGGTGATTCCAGCGCCGTGTTAACCAGCGCAATAAAACGGGCATCGACCAGACCGCCCGTCAGCGCAGATGTCCATTGGTGCAGCCCGTAATACATGCTGACGATGGGTACCGTGAGCAGAACACCGGTGACCGTGAGAAATCCCACCACATAGGTGATCGATCGTTCCGCCATGAATCGGCGAAAGATGAACATACCGGCCAGCGTCAGCATGCTACCGATCAGCGACAGCACGGACATAAAATGCTGATCGAATTTGAGTTGATCGATCATCCACCAGGTGACGCCTTCTCCCGGTCCTGGAACGGCGCGAAAGACAAAAATCACGATGGCGGTCCCGAGCAACACATGGCGGGCATCTGGCGCCAGCTCCCTCGTCAAGCGCAGGACCAGAAACGACACAATACCGAACGACCCGAGAAAAACAATTTCCTCATTGTAGGGAACGTCGCTGAAACCGACTGTGAGGGTAAAGAGGACGAACAGGAGGCTCCCGCCAAGTATCCACCAGTTCGGTTTCGTCGGCTCACCATGCTCGTCGAATAATGACCGGACCTCCTCCCTGGTCATCCCTTGGCGGAGGAGCCGGCGTTTGTCGCGGAGCGAAATCAATGCCGCGGTCAGGACGCCCAGGACCGAAACGGCAGGAATGGCCAAGGCCATGAGATACACATTGCGATAAATCTGCGCGATCGATTCCTGAGGCAGGCCTTCTACTCCGGTAAAAAGATAGAGGTTGATCAGCGCCACGAGGATGCTGCCGCCGACCACCGCGACCCGCCCCAGCGTCTGCATCGTGGTATGCATGAGCTTGCGCGTGGCCTCATCAAATGGGCGGCCCTGCTCGTCCACTCGCGGTACTGCCTCGACCGTCATTGCATCCGCAACCGTATCTTGAATCACATAGCCGATCGGCGCGAGCAGCACGCTGATCACATACCAGGCCTCAGCCGGCAAGATGGCGGTCATCGCCTCACGGCTGCCGATCAGTCCGACCATAATCAAGAGACTCGTCG of the Nitrospirota bacterium genome contains:
- a CDS encoding amino acid permease — encoded protein: MINEAEQKPSTAKIGWFTASCVLVSNIIGGGIFTTTGFMARDLGDPTLILFLWFVGALFALGGAMVYGELGAALPHAGGDYLYLREAYGPLVAFLSGWTSFTIGFGAALAASAVSFASYALRIVPLADESGWLGRGLALSLLWVVTLVHCGGLGTGGRMQRLLTTTKVLAICCFILGGLLYGSGQWMHLTTPAPASHPSLGAAAISLLFVMYSYLGWNVASYIAGEIADPQRSLPKIMVGGTISVAGLYLLLNIVYLYALPIGSLAQDPLLPVAEKAAAALWGTGSARFVAALLCLAIAGAVSAMVWAGPRVYWAMAHDGVISPWLAQLHAKSGVPVRAILLQSTWASLLILSGTFEQLIVYSSLVLSLFMALTLSTVFHLHRNQAGTIPRYQAPLYPFLPAILIAGSLAIVIYSLLQRPAESLFGAATVLSGIPFYILWRRSHGPAP
- a CDS encoding SUMF1/EgtB/PvdO family nonheme iron enzyme; translation: MLVRIMMCGMVIVLLASIGLTGGLSLANEPLPVKPESVPVPALSKPHASEAESKPIGKVHPPSGVGAAPKPAGVQPPAEITGKDGVPMMLVPAGEFTMGSDKGDDDEQPVHRVFLDSFYMDKFEVTNGRFAKFVEAIQSEPPWGFADKETPVVRSDRPVRWVNWMEAFGYCLWAGKRLPTEAEWEKAARGTDGRVYPWGNDQPTAAHAVFGLKEGADMVAPIGNRDKGKSPYGVHDLAGNLYEWVTDWYDEQFYTKNPAINPRGPVEGTAKVQRGGSYINNSYRLRSSFRTKGDPTEHDPNVGFRCAEDAPKLP